One stretch of Pomacea canaliculata isolate SZHN2017 linkage group LG11, ASM307304v1, whole genome shotgun sequence DNA includes these proteins:
- the LOC112576135 gene encoding fatty acid-binding protein homolog 9-like, whose translation MESLLGKWQVINSESEGLDEYFRKNDTPAEDRYALTSTQWTQSFLKDGDQWVSETAYGEIKDTLKFKLGQEVTHTTLRGKSLVGTFNIKDNKLVGSGTEDGIPFSSCDYVADGKLRAAFTLNGATAKFLLRKV comes from the exons atggaATCGCTTCTCGGAAAGTGGCAAGTCATTAACAGCGAGTCGGAGGGCCTGGatgaatatttcagaaaaaatg ACACGCCGGCGGAGGATCGCTATGCTCTGACCAGCACACAATGGACTCAGTCCTTCCTCAAGGATGGGGATCAGTGGGTCAGCGAGACAGCCTATGGTGAGATCAAGGATACTTTGAAGTTCAAACTgggacaggaagtgacgcacaCGACACTGCGGGGCAAGAGTCTGGTG GGAACCTTTAACATAAAGGACAACAAGCTCGTTGGTTCAGGGACTGAAGATGGAATACccttttcttcttgtgattATGTCGCGGACGGCAAACTCCGAGCC GCTTTTACCTTGAATGGTGCCACCGCCAAGTTCCTTCTGCGAAAAGTGTAA
- the LOC112574694 gene encoding lecithin retinol acyltransferase-like, with product MSDDVLIFGGSIRERSDRTPAGQLYNEHHAGVKFRVGLQIRHLLNFITHRITQCGQSTFFDIALKANNNHEHLRDCQLTDTAFDDTSTDKSKDKDGFNGDGRAYIYINDQQPGVAFCQLVMLDEQSAMPSSDTHRHNQNVLYNLTKGDLVEFPRGTYSHWGIYAGNQRIIHLVADEEKKIIINGVSRQLNNCKGPMAVSGAAHAKAGGSRQTKGEIRDEDFFAVAEDSKAMKNNQLDHKYRVYTPDEIVRRAMSEIGRTDYDLFTNNCEHFATWCRYGIAISLQAMKGAEVVETADTVTTGFTVFAGVVGFVAAAAGIGVTLLKLL from the exons ATGAG TGATGATGTCCTTATCTTTGGTGGGAGTATCCGAGAGCGAAGTGATAGAACACCCGCTGGTCAGTTGTACAATGAGCATCATGCGGGTGTCAAGTTTAGGGTAGGACTCCAGATTCGCCATTTGTTAAATTTCATTACTCACCGCATTACCCAGTGCGGTCAGAGCACTTTCTTTGATATTGCCCTCAAGGCTAATAACAACCATGAACATTTGAGAGACTGCCAATTGACTGACACAGCATTCGATGataccagcactgacaagagcaaagacAAGGACGGCTTCAACGGCGACGGCAGGGCTTACATCTACATCAACGACCAACAGCCCGGGGTGGCTTTTTGTCAGCTCGTAATGTTAGATGAACAG TCAGCAATGCCATCAAGTGATACTCATCGACACAATCAAAACGTCTTGTACAACCTCACTAAAGGAGACTTGGTAGAGTTTCCGCGTGGAACCTACAGTCACTGGGGCATCTATGCAG gcAATCAAAGAATCATCCATCTTGTAGCagacgaagaaaagaaaattataatcaATGGGGTTTCAAGACAACTAAATAATTGCAAAGGTCCAATGGCAGTCAGCGGCGCGGCCCATGCAAAGGCAGGTGGTTCCCGTCAAACGAAAGGAGAAATACGTGACGAggatttttttgctgttgctgaGGACTCCAAGGCAATGAAGAACAACCAGTTGGATCACAAATATCG tGTGTACACACCAGATGAAATCGTCAGACGAGCCATGTCCGAAATAGGCAGGACAGACTACGACCTCTTCACTAACAACTGCGAGCATTTTGCTACCTGGTGTCGGTATGGAATTGCAATTAGTCTGCAGGCCATGAAAGGGGCAGAAGTTGTGGAGACCGCAGATACCGTGACTACTGGTTTTACTGTTTTTGCTggtgttgttggttttgttgctgctgctgctgggatTGGTGTAACACTTTTAAAGCTTTTGTGA
- the LOC112576320 gene encoding HRAS-like suppressor 2 translates to MFCITVTMPQKDTDRHNRNLLSTLSEGDLVEFPRGGYSHWGIYAGDEDIIHLVAEEHGVMAFGSRKACVSKDYFFGVAGDSKARKNNYLDHTFSAYKPEVIVERAMSKIGRTDYDHFTNNCEHFVIWCRYGTAISPQAINGAQVTTVLGVIAGVAATAAGIGVTLLKLL, encoded by the exons ATGTTTTGTATAACA GTAACAATGCCACAAAAGGATACTGATCGACACAATAGAAACCTCTTGTCCACCCTCTCTGAAGGAGACTTGGTAGAGTTTCCGCGTGGAGGCTACAGTCACTGGGGCATCTATGCAG GTGATGAAGATATTATCCACCTGGTAGCAGAAGAACATGGCGTCATGGCATTTGGTTCAAGGAAAGCTTGTGTCAGCAAGGATTATTTCTTTGGTGTTGCTGGAGACTCCAAGGCAAGGAAGAACAACTATTTGGATCACACATTCAG TGCGTACAAACCAGAAGTAATCGTGGAACGAGCCATGTCCAAAATAGGCAGAACAGACTACGACCACTTCACTAACAACTGCGAGCATTTTGTTATCTGGTGTCGGTATGGAACTGCAATTAGTCCACAGGCAATAAATGGTGCACAAGTGACTACTGTTCTTGGTGTCATCGCTGGtgttgctgctactgctgctgggATTGGTGTAACACTCCTAAAGCTTTTGTGA